Proteins encoded by one window of bacterium:
- a CDS encoding radical SAM protein gives MKTLIINSFGLFPTHPPYSTSYVYSMLKSKGVVVEQIDMNLLLWEILLSREYLSQRTFRPEIYLESKNPLSPEISEKIFTLMKQNTCEQIEHAKAILRSKKDFYSPKRLLWACNIIFQSQQVIYYEYGTLFLSKVIFWPKYGFNINSISGIYELSSDYLHNMFIDIIETHVIPKIVDFSPSIIGIDFQFPWEIVVAVTLNRLIRKHLPNVHINFMGYGFDDVCFARIKDKMAMNEKLFFGFDSIFLVRNDEQLMIMYTGEDFSPDRLRRISSLAYVDKSTKRIFINGPFEESRINQDVIPNYDALDLKAYFTPELVLLDKLSTKCFWSRCSYCSINAFKKYRQEVNVDKFLSRIRYYQQHYKCRNFFLLDEAATPELANSFSKLVKQERLNIIWSLRTRIDPAYDRELLLKMYNAGCRELWIGLETVSPVLLKQMDKTEIPEAYADVATMLMQNCQNIGIGLHFCLILGFPTETEDDYRQLYDFFRKNVLYVKKIPFFLTFNIFNLQIGSRIYKQPHLYGISRIIDNEDNLNMSGVPFESVNGNDLFNKKFEEKLNALSERITSLLVRKESLKLLWFASAESPWELLMKSNNTVGNFFLEKESIVDKIGLVVYRMAKNYPVLFNLLNFIMNRKSEEVKVQLYH, from the coding sequence ATGAAAACGCTTATTATTAACAGTTTTGGTTTGTTTCCAACCCATCCCCCGTATTCAACATCATATGTCTACAGCATGTTGAAATCAAAAGGGGTAGTAGTTGAACAGATTGATATGAATTTGCTGTTATGGGAAATACTGTTAAGCCGTGAGTATCTTTCTCAAAGAACATTCCGCCCTGAGATATATCTGGAATCTAAAAATCCGTTATCTCCAGAGATATCTGAAAAGATTTTTACGCTCATGAAACAAAACACCTGTGAACAGATTGAGCATGCAAAAGCAATTTTAAGATCAAAAAAAGATTTTTATTCACCAAAGCGTCTTCTGTGGGCATGCAACATCATCTTCCAATCGCAACAAGTTATCTATTATGAATACGGCACCCTTTTCTTAAGCAAGGTCATATTCTGGCCAAAATATGGTTTCAATATCAACTCTATCAGTGGAATATATGAGTTGAGTAGTGACTATCTTCATAATATGTTTATTGATATAATCGAAACGCATGTCATTCCGAAAATCGTAGATTTTTCACCATCTATCATTGGTATTGATTTTCAATTTCCCTGGGAAATTGTTGTTGCTGTTACATTAAATAGACTGATTAGAAAGCATTTGCCGAATGTTCATATCAATTTTATGGGCTATGGATTTGACGATGTGTGTTTCGCTCGAATCAAAGATAAAATGGCCATGAATGAAAAGTTATTTTTTGGTTTTGACAGTATTTTTCTTGTCCGTAATGATGAACAGCTAATGATAATGTATACAGGTGAGGATTTTTCTCCCGACAGATTACGCCGCATCAGCAGCCTGGCGTATGTGGACAAATCGACAAAAAGAATCTTCATAAATGGCCCATTCGAAGAAAGCAGAATAAATCAGGATGTTATTCCAAATTATGATGCATTAGATTTGAAAGCATATTTCACACCCGAATTAGTACTGCTTGATAAATTATCAACAAAATGCTTCTGGAGCAGATGCAGCTATTGCAGTATAAATGCATTTAAAAAATACCGACAGGAAGTGAATGTAGATAAATTTCTGTCCCGTATACGCTACTATCAACAACATTACAAATGCAGAAATTTCTTTCTTCTTGATGAAGCAGCAACTCCAGAACTAGCAAATAGTTTTTCCAAATTAGTGAAACAGGAGCGTTTGAATATCATTTGGTCACTACGGACACGCATTGATCCTGCATATGACCGAGAACTATTACTGAAAATGTACAATGCTGGTTGTCGAGAATTATGGATTGGTCTTGAGACGGTTTCACCTGTCTTGCTAAAACAAATGGATAAAACTGAGATACCTGAGGCATACGCCGATGTGGCAACCATGCTTATGCAGAATTGTCAAAACATAGGAATAGGACTTCATTTTTGTCTGATACTGGGTTTCCCAACAGAAACTGAAGATGATTACAGACAACTTTATGATTTTTTTCGAAAAAATGTTCTGTACGTAAAAAAGATTCCTTTCTTCCTAACATTTAATATTTTTAATCTGCAGATTGGAAGCCGCATATATAAACAACCTCACTTATATGGAATTTCACGGATAATTGATAATGAGGACAATTTAAACATGAGTGGGGTACCATTCGAATCAGTAAATGGCAATGATTTGTTCAACAAAAAATTCGAGGAGAAACTGAATGCCCTATCAGAGAGAATCACATCTCTTTTAGTCAGAAAGGAATCTTTGAAATTGCTGTGGTTCGCGTCTGCAGAGAGCCCCTGGGAACTCTTAATGAAATCAAATAATACTGTTGGTAACTTCTTTCTTGAAAAAGAATCCATTGTCGATAAGATTGGCCTTGTAGTCTATCGGATGGCTAAAAATTACCCTGTGCTGTTTAACCTGTTAAATTTCATTATGAACCGAAAATCAGAAGAGGTCAAAGTGCAATTATACCATTGA
- a CDS encoding SDR family oxidoreductase → MSKVNILLTGATGLIGRHILYELIRLFNADAKQVKIFLPIRSANGQSAQQRLKQLFERKHVPEDIRNNKISILHVIETDVSTNESRRVLQNSVDRVKDLIVIHSAGTTNLATEEKMVADIVKGICGITNIIFDTLDNHMKKFIYISTAFVGGVRGGIIDNNLLNIDNRIYRNLYEKYKAITEKELADRCIRSKIEIQILRPSIVCGRLIDEKLYYTSKFDVFYAFARFMALVKRTKYYLPLRIAVNKDSGLNIVPVDYVAKAVCKLIFDSVKEMNIVHSNCLPHTYYIPEICRMIGVSNVQLVDSVPSDPNDLEKLYYRTVGAQFTPYVTTPKHEFDIRLLRRVMRNIEEPSVLKNFPSLLSFAIKNNFKLF, encoded by the coding sequence ATGAGTAAAGTTAATATATTGTTGACAGGAGCAACAGGGTTAATCGGGCGGCATATTTTGTATGAATTAATCCGTCTTTTCAATGCTGATGCAAAGCAGGTAAAAATATTTCTTCCTATAAGAAGTGCGAACGGACAGAGCGCACAACAACGACTTAAACAACTATTCGAAAGAAAACATGTTCCTGAAGATATCAGAAACAATAAAATATCAATTCTTCATGTGATTGAAACGGATGTATCTACCAATGAATCCAGAAGAGTTCTCCAGAATAGCGTTGATAGAGTGAAAGATCTTATTGTAATTCACAGCGCTGGTACCACCAATTTGGCAACAGAAGAGAAGATGGTTGCCGACATAGTAAAAGGCATCTGTGGAATCACAAATATTATATTCGACACATTGGATAATCATATGAAAAAATTTATTTACATAAGCACTGCCTTTGTTGGCGGCGTACGGGGTGGTATAATAGATAACAACCTTCTGAATATTGATAACAGAATTTATAGAAATTTGTATGAAAAATACAAAGCGATTACTGAAAAAGAATTGGCGGACCGATGTATCAGGTCAAAAATTGAAATCCAAATTCTGCGGCCAAGTATTGTATGCGGCCGTTTGATTGATGAAAAACTGTATTATACTTCGAAATTTGATGTTTTTTATGCGTTCGCGCGATTCATGGCATTGGTTAAAAGAACTAAATATTATCTACCATTACGCATCGCTGTAAATAAGGACAGCGGACTTAATATTGTTCCTGTTGATTATGTCGCAAAAGCAGTGTGCAAACTTATATTTGATTCAGTAAAGGAAATGAACATTGTTCATTCGAATTGTCTACCGCATACCTATTATATACCGGAAATCTGCCGGATGATTGGCGTGTCCAATGTTCAATTGGTAGATTCAGTCCCTTCCGATCCGAATGATTTAGAGAAATTGTATTACAGAACGGTTGGTGCCCAGTTTACACCGTATGTAACAACTCCAAAGCATGAATTTGATATCAGACTATTGCGAAGAGTGATGAGAAATATTGAAGAACCATCGGTTTTGAAAAATTTTCCTTCGTTGCTTTCTTTTGCTATAAAGAATAATTTCAAACTTTTTTAG
- a CDS encoding class I SAM-dependent methyltransferase yields the protein MVISCDYSFLAPVYKRITSVISMGGNARAQRQFLPWILPEHKVLNVGCGNVDVNIELVRKCNNVVAIDISPQMINCAQGKVEKLHLGHNVRFLCMDIMDFRESAEFDVIVANFFLNTFQWKDCKNVLHHLVRLLKKDGILCIADETMPQKIIPIVAITIFRPLVTYFHHIFVKHPLHPIYDLDPVLAEMGYHVIYKCRDKCDYILSTIYKKCESQ from the coding sequence GTGGTAATTTCGTGTGATTATAGTTTTTTGGCACCTGTATACAAGAGAATTACATCGGTCATATCAATGGGAGGAAATGCCAGAGCACAGCGCCAGTTTCTTCCCTGGATATTACCCGAACATAAAGTGCTTAATGTAGGATGTGGCAACGTTGATGTTAACATCGAACTTGTGAGAAAATGCAACAATGTTGTAGCGATTGATATTTCACCTCAAATGATTAACTGTGCACAAGGTAAAGTGGAAAAATTACATCTTGGGCATAATGTTCGATTCCTCTGTATGGATATAATGGATTTTAGAGAAAGTGCCGAATTTGATGTGATAGTGGCAAATTTTTTCCTGAATACATTCCAATGGAAGGATTGCAAAAATGTGCTTCATCATTTGGTTAGATTACTGAAAAAAGATGGCATATTGTGCATTGCTGACGAAACAATGCCTCAAAAGATTATTCCTATAGTGGCAATAACAATATTTAGGCCTTTAGTTACATACTTTCACCATATTTTCGTAAAACATCCACTGCATCCAATTTATGATTTAGATCCGGTGCTTGCAGAAATGGGGTATCATGTCATTTATAAATGTAGGGATAAGTGTGACTATATTTTGTCGACAATTTATAAAAAATGTGAGTCTCAATGA
- a CDS encoding GMC family oxidoreductase N-terminal domain-containing protein — protein sequence MKDRFDYIVIGSGAGGATIARELTCKGKDVAVIEAGFPPNRLGTFRDGFDIYDLRGFLKTCRTSKEGIILWRAMIGGGTTVVSCGNGIRCLEQELWQKGIQLQEELDETEQELGVAPIPERFISHWTLNMAKTANSIGITMVKMPKMINEEKCVRCGKCVFGCAYGAKWNAYQYLVEAVNNGADVFWECIADKVVVENGKECGVVCRRKRETFTIFGQKIIVAAGGLGSPVLLKKSGIENAGNNLFMDLFVNVYGIVDTMVASEPPMSLVCDAFLKEKGFILSPFVNKHRLVRFKEMGMPGLLMQGKGLVGIMVKTRDDNQGTVYKNGLFSKIITPEDQKRLHDGVEMAKGILQRCGVIPTSIKISKIQGSHPGGTCAIGSVVNTSLETCIHNLFVCDASILPISPGLPPIVTIIALGKWLAKRI from the coding sequence ATGAAAGATAGATTTGATTATATTGTAATCGGAAGTGGAGCTGGTGGAGCTACTATTGCGAGGGAATTAACCTGCAAGGGGAAAGATGTTGCTGTAATTGAAGCTGGATTTCCACCAAATCGTCTCGGAACATTCCGTGATGGTTTTGACATATACGATCTACGCGGATTTTTAAAGACATGCCGGACATCAAAAGAGGGTATCATTTTGTGGCGGGCGATGATCGGTGGTGGTACAACGGTCGTATCTTGTGGTAATGGTATCCGCTGTCTGGAACAGGAACTATGGCAGAAAGGGATTCAATTACAAGAGGAATTGGATGAGACTGAACAGGAATTAGGTGTTGCACCGATACCTGAAAGGTTTATTTCCCACTGGACACTCAACATGGCAAAAACCGCTAACAGTATAGGTATTACTATGGTAAAAATGCCTAAAATGATCAACGAGGAAAAATGTGTAAGATGTGGAAAGTGTGTGTTTGGATGCGCCTATGGTGCCAAATGGAATGCATATCAGTATCTGGTCGAAGCTGTGAATAACGGTGCAGATGTATTCTGGGAATGCATTGCAGATAAAGTAGTTGTGGAAAATGGAAAAGAGTGTGGAGTCGTATGCAGAAGGAAAAGGGAAACATTCACAATTTTCGGGCAGAAAATCATTGTTGCAGCAGGAGGATTAGGGTCACCGGTGTTGCTTAAAAAAAGCGGTATTGAGAACGCGGGTAACAATCTTTTCATGGATCTCTTTGTTAATGTATACGGAATCGTCGATACTATGGTGGCAAGCGAACCACCAATGTCGTTGGTATGTGATGCATTTCTCAAGGAAAAAGGATTTATATTATCACCATTTGTCAATAAGCATCGTCTGGTAAGATTTAAAGAAATGGGTATGCCGGGATTGCTTATGCAAGGAAAAGGACTTGTCGGCATCATGGTTAAAACACGTGACGACAATCAGGGTACCGTGTATAAAAACGGGTTATTTTCAAAAATCATAACGCCGGAGGATCAAAAAAGATTACATGACGGCGTAGAAATGGCAAAGGGTATTTTACAACGATGTGGTGTTATACCAACATCCATCAAAATATCGAAAATCCAGGGATCGCATCCTGGAGGTACTTGCGCAATCGGATCTGTTGTTAATACAAGTCTTGAGACGTGCATACACAATTTATTTGTCTGCGACGCATCCATATTGCCGATATCTCCGGGACTTCCTCCTATTGTTACTATTATCGCATTGGGAAAGTGGTTGGCAAAAAGGATATAG